In Hahella sp. KA22, one genomic interval encodes:
- a CDS encoding calcium-binding protein, whose amino-acid sequence MEGNKNSAQLSNSKMGATSSTINPFNHEFRLPEGSRQAFIGESDLEGDWTLEVLVKRAPDEDGASVLLNSPSTSIRLSQWGSNGKVGITSYGDKDHQFDYSAPVNEWVSLTIVRAKSKTYLYENGVLKDSLNVGVNLPLSTLSKDNRVADLDGSLGELRIWRYAKNANEVANTWNTTLNGNEEELYLWYDFREGEGTIVHDQSGNGCHAKLALGSMNNVWGDEIPGTGDTHNSYSFGYGSGQVEIQVIEGSNAETTKLHFGQGVYLDKLEFKKAGSDLIIGLTDSEDQITLLRWFEGAQHRIERFVFEDRWNGRVEYSAEEMLSWLTIVSEGGPGNDVLVGFEGIDSLLGGDGDDELVGLEGDDTLDGAAGADVLKGGGGNDYLFGGADDDVLKGGEGDDSLTGGAGDDILEGGVGNDEYTFGYGSGRDTLIENSEDRGDSLVFDMEVELNNLEFKKVGNDLVIGLTNSEDQITLLRWFEGAQHRIERFVFEDRWNGRVEYSAEEMLSWLTIVSEGGHGNDVLVGFEGVDSLLGGDGDDELVGLEGDDTLDGGAGADVLKGGDGNDYLFGGAGDDILEGGVGNDEYTFGYGSGRDTLIENSEDSGDSLVFDMEVELNNLEFKKVGNDLVIGLTDSEDQITLLRWFEGAHHRIERFVLEDRWNGRVEYSAEEMLSWLTIVSEGGLGNDVLVGFEGVDSLLGGDGDDELVGLEGDDTLDGGAGADVLKGGGGNDYLFGGADDDVLEGGEGDDSLTGGAGDDILEGGAGNDVYRFGYGAGRDTLIENSEDSDDSLVFDMEVELNNLEFKKVGNDLVIGLTDSEDQITLLRWFEGPQYRIEKFVTEDRWNNRVEYDAEEMVSWRTVLSEGGLGDDVLVGFEGVDSLLGGDDELVGLEGHDTLDGGAGNDVLKGGEGDDSLIGGAGDDTLYGGLGSDSYIFEHGTGRDFVIEDGGANGIDDTDKLMFGESIKATDLWLARDGNHLDIQLLGSSEDHVSIVNWYVNDSFQIEEIHTQDAMLDHSKVEALVNAMAAFGAPSGGEMTLTDEERSQVNAAIAAAWQPS is encoded by the coding sequence ATGGAAGGCAATAAAAATTCTGCTCAATTATCGAACTCAAAAATGGGTGCAACGAGCTCAACTATTAATCCATTTAATCACGAGTTCAGATTACCAGAAGGAAGTAGGCAGGCATTTATTGGTGAGTCTGATCTTGAAGGAGACTGGACATTAGAAGTACTTGTTAAACGTGCGCCGGATGAAGATGGCGCCTCTGTGTTATTGAATTCACCTTCTACATCAATACGTCTCTCTCAATGGGGTAGTAACGGCAAAGTAGGAATAACCTCCTATGGAGACAAAGACCACCAGTTTGATTATTCCGCTCCTGTGAATGAGTGGGTCAGTTTGACCATCGTTCGTGCAAAAAGTAAGACTTATCTGTATGAAAATGGTGTCTTGAAGGATTCTCTTAATGTTGGCGTTAATTTGCCTCTATCAACACTTTCTAAAGACAACAGAGTTGCTGACCTTGATGGAAGCTTAGGTGAACTTCGTATTTGGCGTTATGCAAAAAATGCTAACGAAGTTGCGAATACATGGAACACAACCCTAAATGGGAATGAAGAGGAACTCTATCTGTGGTACGACTTTCGAGAAGGTGAAGGGACAATTGTCCACGATCAAAGTGGAAACGGGTGTCATGCAAAACTGGCGCTAGGTAGCATGAACAATGTTTGGGGAGATGAAATACCTGGCACTGGGGACACTCATAACAGTTACTCTTTTGGCTATGGTTCTGGCCAGGTTGAGATACAAGTTATAGAGGGCTCGAATGCTGAGACAACAAAGCTTCACTTTGGTCAAGGCGTCTATTTGGATAAGTTGGAGTTTAAGAAGGCAGGTAGTGACCTGATTATCGGGCTCACAGACAGTGAAGATCAGATCACGCTCTTGCGTTGGTTCGAGGGCGCGCAACATCGCATAGAGAGATTCGTGTTCGAAGATCGTTGGAATGGCAGAGTGGAATATAGTGCGGAAGAGATGCTGTCGTGGCTTACGATCGTTTCTGAAGGCGGGCCTGGGAATGATGTTCTGGTGGGTTTTGAGGGAATTGATTCCTTGCTTGGCGGTGACGGTGACGATGAACTTGTCGGACTGGAGGGCGATGACACGTTAGATGGAGCCGCGGGCGCTGACGTGCTTAAAGGGGGGGGCGGAAACGACTATCTTTTTGGAGGCGCTGACGACGATGTGCTTAAGGGCGGAGAGGGAGATGACTCTCTGACTGGAGGTGCTGGCGATGACATATTAGAGGGGGGCGTTGGCAACGATGAATACACATTTGGATATGGCTCTGGCCGAGACACGTTGATTGAGAATAGTGAGGATAGAGGCGACTCTTTAGTATTTGATATGGAAGTCGAGCTGAATAATCTGGAGTTTAAGAAGGTCGGCAATGACTTGGTAATTGGGCTCACAAACAGTGAAGATCAGATCACCCTCTTGCGTTGGTTCGAGGGGGCGCAACATCGCATAGAGAGATTCGTGTTCGAAGATCGTTGGAATGGCAGAGTGGAATATAGTGCGGAAGAGATGCTGTCGTGGCTTACGATCGTTTCTGAAGGCGGGCATGGGAATGATGTTTTAGTGGGTTTTGAGGGCGTAGACTCCTTGCTTGGTGGCGACGGTGACGATGAACTTGTCGGACTGGAGGGCGATGACACGTTGGACGGAGGCGCGGGCGCTGACGTGCTTAAAGGGGGGGACGGAAACGACTATCTGTTTGGAGGTGCTGGCGATGATATATTAGAGGGCGGCGTTGGCAACGATGAATACACATTTGGATATGGCTCTGGCCGAGACACGTTGATCGAGAATAGTGAGGATAGCGGCGACTCTTTAGTATTTGATATGGAAGTCGAGCTGAATAATCTGGAGTTTAAGAAGGTCGGCAATGACTTGGTAATTGGGCTCACAGACAGTGAAGATCAGATCACCCTCTTGCGTTGGTTCGAGGGGGCGCACCATCGCATAGAGAGATTCGTGCTCGAAGATCGTTGGAATGGCAGAGTGGAATATAGTGCGGAAGAGATGCTGTCGTGGCTTACGATCGTTTCTGAAGGCGGGCTTGGGAATGATGTTTTAGTGGGTTTTGAGGGAGTAGATTCCTTGCTCGGCGGCGATGGTGACGATGAACTTGTCGGACTGGAGGGTGATGACACGTTAGATGGAGGCGCTGGCGCTGACGTGCTTAAAGGGGGAGGCGGAAACGACTATCTGTTTGGAGGCGCTGACGACGATGTGCTTGAGGGCGGAGAGGGGGATGACTCTCTGACTGGAGGCGCTGGCGATGACATATTAGAGGGTGGTGCAGGAAACGATGTTTACAGATTTGGGTATGGGGCTGGCCGAGACACGTTGATCGAGAATAGTGAGGATAGCGACGACTCTTTAGTATTTGATATGGAAGTCGAGCTAAATAATCTGGAGTTTAAGAAGGTCGGCAATGACTTGGTGATTGGGCTCACAGACAGTGAAGATCAGATCACGCTCCTGCGTTGGTTTGAAGGGCCGCAATACCGTATAGAAAAATTTGTGACCGAAGACCGTTGGAATAACAGAGTGGAATACGATGCAGAAGAGATGGTGTCGTGGCGCACAGTCCTTTCTGAAGGCGGGCTTGGGGATGATGTTTTAGTGGGTTTTGAGGGCGTAGATTCCTTGCTTGGCGGTGACGATGAACTTGTAGGCCTGGAAGGCCATGACACGTTAGACGGAGGCGCTGGCAATGACGTGCTTAAAGGCGGAGAGGGAGATGACTCACTGATTGGTGGCGCTGGCGATGACACTTTATACGGAGGGCTTGGCAGTGATAGCTATATTTTTGAGCACGGCACTGGTCGGGATTTTGTTATTGAAGATGGCGGAGCCAATGGCATTGACGATACAGATAAGCTGATGTTTGGAGAGAGTATTAAGGCAACTGATCTATGGCTGGCTCGGGATGGGAATCATCTGGATATTCAGCTCTTGGGGTCATCAGAAGATCATGTCAGTATAG